Proteins from one Haloarchaeobius litoreus genomic window:
- a CDS encoding 8-oxo-dGTP diphosphatase: MADDRDEATVCYPVRSDLPLAPDDELLMIRKRRGLGADLYNGPGGKVEPGETPRESAIRETREETGLDVSDLTKRAEFDFFFGDEHIFLCHVYVAREVAGTPQTTPEAVPEWRPRESVPYDEMWPDDELWLPQVLDGGTVRATFHFDDGGDELLDHELREGVEFGEQ, translated from the coding sequence CCGGAGCGACCTCCCGCTCGCGCCCGACGACGAACTCCTGATGATCCGCAAGCGACGCGGGCTCGGGGCCGACCTCTACAACGGGCCCGGCGGGAAGGTCGAACCCGGCGAGACGCCGCGCGAGAGCGCCATCCGCGAGACCCGCGAGGAGACCGGGCTCGACGTCTCCGATCTCACGAAGCGCGCGGAGTTCGACTTCTTCTTCGGCGACGAGCACATCTTCCTCTGTCACGTCTACGTCGCCCGCGAGGTGGCCGGCACGCCCCAGACCACGCCGGAAGCCGTCCCCGAGTGGCGTCCCCGCGAGTCGGTGCCCTACGACGAGATGTGGCCGGACGACGAGCTGTGGCTCCCGCAGGTCCTCGACGGCGGCACCGTCCGGGCGACGTTCCACTTCGACGACGGCGGCGACGAGCTGCTGGACCACGAGCTACGCGAGGGTGTCGAGTTCGGCGAGCAGTAG